In Gemmatimonadetes bacterium T265, one DNA window encodes the following:
- the glmS gene encoding glutamine--fructose-6-phosphate aminotransferase [isomerizing] encodes MCGIVGYVGPRAATPLLIEGLKRLEYRGYDSAGVAVQNGHGVETRKAAGKIARLEAALALKPVDGTFGIAHTRWATHGPPNEKNAHPHTDEKADVAVVHNGIIENAPAIRTLLQQTGHTIASDTDTEVIAHLVESAYDGCLEDAVLEALAQVEGTYGIAVMHSGEPGKIVAARKGSPLLIGVGDGEYFVASDVSAILAHTRDVVYLEDGELAVVTREGFKVMSLDAREVAKEVNRIDWDLDQIERGGFDHFMLKEIFEQPQTLQNTMRGRLLIEEGFSKLGGINIPRDALQNIDNITITACGTSWHSALIGEMMIEELCRIPVEVEYASEYRYRNPIVTPNTLVIVISQSGETADTLAAMREAKRRGARTLGLVNVVGSTIAREDDGGIYLHAGPEIGVASTKAFTSQVVALALFTLKLARLRNLSVERGRELAQALAALPAQVQSILDRAEEIEALAEEFKRASNFLYLGRGFNFPTALEGALKLKEISYIHAEGYPAAEMKHGPIALIDALMPVVVVAPHDSVFDKVTSNIQEVKARGGKVIAITTRDEPALKGQVDFEFRIPETIDMLTPVLASIPLQLLSYYVAVKRGCNVDQPRNLAKSVTVE; translated from the coding sequence ATGTGTGGAATCGTCGGCTACGTCGGCCCCCGGGCCGCGACGCCCCTCCTGATCGAGGGCCTCAAGCGCCTCGAGTACCGCGGCTACGACTCGGCCGGCGTGGCCGTGCAGAACGGCCACGGGGTCGAGACGCGCAAGGCCGCGGGCAAGATCGCGCGGCTCGAGGCCGCGCTCGCGCTCAAGCCCGTCGACGGCACGTTCGGCATCGCGCACACCCGCTGGGCCACGCATGGGCCGCCCAACGAAAAGAACGCGCACCCGCACACGGACGAGAAGGCGGACGTGGCGGTCGTGCACAACGGCATCATCGAGAACGCGCCGGCGATCCGCACGCTCCTGCAGCAGACGGGGCACACGATCGCGAGCGACACCGACACCGAGGTGATCGCGCACCTCGTCGAGAGCGCCTACGACGGCTGCCTCGAGGACGCGGTGCTCGAGGCGCTCGCGCAGGTCGAGGGCACGTACGGCATCGCGGTGATGCACTCGGGCGAGCCGGGCAAGATCGTCGCGGCGCGTAAGGGGAGTCCGCTTCTCATCGGGGTCGGCGACGGCGAGTACTTCGTCGCCTCGGACGTGAGCGCGATCCTCGCGCACACCCGCGACGTCGTCTACCTCGAAGACGGCGAGCTGGCGGTGGTGACGCGCGAGGGCTTCAAGGTGATGAGCCTCGACGCGCGCGAGGTGGCCAAGGAGGTCAACCGCATCGACTGGGACCTGGACCAGATCGAGCGCGGCGGCTTCGACCACTTCATGCTCAAGGAGATCTTCGAGCAGCCGCAGACGCTGCAGAACACGATGCGCGGCCGCCTGCTGATCGAGGAGGGCTTCTCGAAGCTCGGCGGCATCAACATCCCGCGCGACGCGCTGCAGAACATCGACAACATCACGATCACCGCGTGCGGTACGAGCTGGCACTCGGCGCTGATCGGCGAGATGATGATCGAGGAGCTCTGCCGCATCCCGGTCGAGGTCGAGTACGCGTCGGAGTACCGCTACCGGAACCCGATCGTCACGCCCAACACGCTGGTCATCGTCATCTCGCAGAGCGGCGAGACGGCGGACACGCTGGCCGCGATGCGGGAGGCGAAGCGGCGCGGGGCGCGGACGTTAGGCCTGGTGAACGTCGTGGGCTCGACGATCGCGCGGGAGGACGACGGCGGGATCTACCTGCACGCGGGCCCGGAGATCGGCGTGGCGTCGACGAAGGCGTTCACCAGCCAGGTGGTGGCGCTCGCGCTGTTCACGCTCAAACTCGCGCGGCTCCGGAACCTGAGCGTGGAGCGCGGGCGCGAGCTCGCGCAGGCGCTGGCCGCGCTGCCGGCGCAGGTGCAGAGCATCCTGGACCGCGCGGAGGAGATCGAGGCGCTGGCCGAGGAGTTCAAGCGGGCGTCGAACTTCCTGTACCTCGGGCGCGGGTTCAACTTCCCGACGGCGCTCGAGGGGGCGCTGAAGCTCAAGGAGATCAGCTACATCCACGCCGAGGGGTACCCGGCGGCGGAGATGAAGCACGGGCCGATCGCGCTGATCGACGCGCTGATGCCGGTGGTGGTCGTGGCGCCGCACGACTCGGTGTTCGACAAGGTGACGTCGAACATCCAGGAGGTGAAGGCGCGCGGGGGGAAGGTCATCGCGATCACGACGCGCGACGAGCCGGCGTTGAAGGGGCAGGTGGACTTCGAGTTCCGGATCCCGGAGACGATCGACATGCTGACGCCGGTGCTGGCGAGCATCCCGCTGCAGCTCTTGTCGTACTACGTGGCGGTGAAGCGGGGGTGCAACGTGGACCAGCCGCGGAACCTGGCGAAGAGCGTGACGGTGGAGTGA
- the purD gene encoding phosphoribosylamine--glycine ligase, whose product MKVLLVGSGGREHALAWKLAREGAEVVAAPGNPGLAALGRCVPARADDLDALVALAEVERPDYTLVGPEAPLALGIVDRFRARGLPVFGPTAAAARIETSKAWAKRLMLGAGVPTARASTHTDPADAKRAAHALGAPVVVKASGLAAGKGVVVAETLAAAAAAIDDMLVGNRYGAAGAEVLVEEFMEGEELSLFFVTDGETAVPLPAAQDHKRLLAGDHGPNTGGMGAYAPAARADVAAEVDQRIVGPTLAAMRAAGTPFTGLLYAGLMLTRDGPRVVEFNCRFGDPETQAVLPLMDALGSPLGPMIAGSLGLAAPRVVRTADDPPAAVTTVLAAAGYPDAPRTGDPITLPADLPDGVTIFHAGTARDASGQLVTAGGRVLAVTAVAETFARAQALSRETAARVEFAGKQYRDDIGWREAARHEATRPA is encoded by the coding sequence ATGAAAGTCCTCCTCGTCGGCTCCGGCGGCCGCGAACACGCGCTCGCGTGGAAGCTCGCGCGCGAGGGCGCGGAGGTCGTCGCCGCGCCCGGCAACCCGGGCCTCGCGGCGCTCGGCCGCTGCGTCCCGGCGCGCGCCGACGACCTCGACGCGCTCGTCGCCCTGGCCGAAGTCGAGCGCCCCGACTACACGCTCGTCGGCCCCGAGGCGCCGCTCGCGTTAGGCATCGTCGACCGCTTCCGCGCGCGCGGCCTGCCGGTCTTCGGGCCGACCGCGGCGGCCGCGCGGATCGAGACGTCGAAGGCGTGGGCGAAGCGGCTCATGCTCGGCGCCGGCGTCCCGACGGCGCGTGCGTCGACGCACACCGACCCCGCCGACGCGAAGCGCGCCGCGCACGCGCTCGGCGCGCCGGTGGTCGTGAAGGCGTCGGGGCTCGCGGCCGGCAAGGGCGTCGTGGTCGCCGAGACGCTCGCGGCGGCGGCGGCGGCGATCGACGACATGCTCGTCGGCAACCGCTACGGCGCGGCCGGGGCGGAGGTGCTCGTCGAAGAGTTCATGGAGGGCGAGGAGCTGTCGCTCTTCTTCGTCACGGACGGCGAGACGGCCGTCCCGCTGCCGGCGGCGCAGGACCACAAGCGGCTGCTCGCGGGCGACCACGGCCCGAACACGGGCGGGATGGGCGCCTACGCGCCGGCCGCGCGCGCCGACGTGGCCGCCGAGGTCGACCAGCGGATCGTCGGGCCGACGCTCGCGGCGATGCGCGCAGCGGGCACGCCGTTCACGGGCCTGCTCTATGCCGGCCTCATGCTGACCCGCGACGGGCCGCGCGTCGTCGAGTTCAACTGCCGCTTCGGCGACCCGGAGACCCAGGCCGTCCTCCCCCTCATGGATGCGCTCGGCTCGCCGCTCGGCCCCATGATCGCCGGCTCGCTCGGCCTCGCGGCACCGCGCGTCGTGCGCACCGCCGACGACCCGCCGGCCGCCGTGACGACGGTGCTCGCCGCCGCCGGCTACCCCGACGCGCCGCGGACGGGCGACCCGATCACGCTCCCGGCCGACCTCCCCGACGGCGTGACGATTTTCCACGCCGGCACGGCCCGCGACGCGTCGGGGCAGCTCGTTACCGCGGGCGGCCGCGTGCTCGCCGTCACGGCCGTGGCTGAGACGTTCGCGCGCGCGCAGGCCCTCTCGCGCGAGACCGCCGCCCGCGTCGAGTTCGCCGGCAAGCAGTACCGCGACGACATCGGCTGGCGCGAGGCCGCACGCCACGAGGCGACACGGCCGGCGTGA
- the fadD gene encoding long-chain-fatty-acid--CoA ligase: MPDPLAVVPYALAAAGGRVDAAGSSDSAGVQHFDAGQLTAAGLTLLRRSAPLVRALAGRRAAILLPTSPAFLVALAACEGRGAVLVNPLAAPPEIADQLADADVGAVFTIGALAARLPAGTPHVLLDAVPAAARVVAADGTTRDLDLAAHAGDALALEGSRGAEGRDEEAAVVYTSAMRGRSLGAVLTHRNLLSNARATVEAGGLRADDHALAVLPFSHLFGLVVAGLAPLLAGARVTTMARFNPITAADLIARGGVTFLVGVPAVFAALVQAAERRGGLGANALRTCICGGAPLPVALQERWHAVTGAELRQGYGLTEAGPVCLFNRVDRPNRRGTLGVPFPGVAVAVRDEQTGAPCATGARGEICVCGPNVGPGYVSGGADGLGRWPDVPRDSWLRTGDLGSADADGYVTFHGVCKPMFTRNGFNVYPRELERVVGAMPGVRHVTVRAVPDPAREHDIALDVQGGVTPDAVKAWCAARLSAYKQPSEITVR, translated from the coding sequence ATGCCCGACCCCCTCGCCGTCGTCCCCTACGCCCTCGCCGCTGCCGGCGGCCGCGTCGATGCCGCGGGCAGTAGTGACTCCGCAGGCGTCCAGCACTTCGACGCCGGGCAGCTCACCGCCGCCGGCCTCACGCTGCTCCGCCGCTCGGCGCCGCTCGTGCGCGCGCTCGCCGGCCGGCGCGCGGCGATCCTGCTCCCCACGTCGCCGGCCTTCCTCGTCGCGCTCGCCGCCTGCGAGGGCCGCGGCGCGGTGCTCGTCAATCCGCTCGCCGCGCCGCCCGAGATCGCCGACCAGCTCGCCGACGCGGACGTCGGCGCGGTGTTCACGATCGGCGCGCTCGCCGCGCGGCTCCCCGCCGGCACGCCGCACGTGCTGCTCGACGCGGTCCCGGCCGCCGCGCGCGTCGTCGCCGCCGACGGTACCACGCGCGACCTCGACCTCGCCGCGCACGCGGGCGACGCGCTCGCGCTCGAGGGCTCGCGCGGCGCGGAGGGGCGCGACGAGGAGGCCGCCGTCGTCTACACCTCGGCGATGCGCGGGCGCTCGTTAGGCGCGGTCCTCACGCACCGCAACTTGCTCTCCAACGCGCGCGCCACGGTCGAGGCGGGCGGGCTCCGCGCCGACGACCACGCGCTCGCCGTCCTCCCCTTCTCGCACCTCTTCGGGCTCGTCGTCGCGGGACTCGCGCCGCTGCTCGCGGGCGCGCGCGTGACGACGATGGCGCGCTTCAACCCGATCACGGCCGCCGACCTGATCGCGCGGGGCGGCGTGACCTTCCTCGTCGGCGTGCCGGCCGTCTTTGCCGCGCTCGTGCAGGCGGCCGAGCGGCGCGGCGGGCTCGGTGCGAACGCGCTCCGGACGTGCATCTGCGGCGGCGCGCCGCTCCCGGTCGCGCTGCAGGAGCGCTGGCACGCGGTCACGGGCGCGGAGCTGCGCCAGGGCTACGGCCTCACCGAGGCGGGCCCAGTCTGCCTCTTCAACCGCGTCGACCGCCCCAACCGGCGCGGCACGTTAGGCGTCCCCTTCCCGGGCGTCGCGGTCGCGGTGCGCGACGAGCAGACCGGCGCGCCGTGCGCGACCGGCGCGCGCGGCGAGATCTGCGTCTGCGGCCCGAACGTCGGCCCGGGGTACGTGAGCGGCGGCGCGGACGGGCTCGGGCGCTGGCCGGACGTCCCTCGCGACTCCTGGCTCCGCACCGGCGACCTCGGCTCGGCCGACGCCGACGGGTACGTGACCTTCCACGGCGTGTGCAAGCCGATGTTCACGCGCAACGGCTTCAACGTCTACCCGCGCGAGCTGGAGCGCGTCGTGGGCGCGATGCCGGGCGTTAGGCACGTCACGGTCCGCGCCGTCCCCGACCCCGCGCGCGAGCACGACATCGCGCTCGACGTCCAGGGCGGCGTCACGCCCGACGCGGTGAAGGCGTGGTGCGCGGCGCGGCTCAGCGCCTACAAGCAGCCGAGCGAGATCACGGTCCGCTGA
- a CDS encoding two-component system response regulator: MPAIAPAPDAAAVAAPAAAPSATVSALLAPDEAARVLVVDDEPRLRQLVVRIMARDGFECRDAADGAAALEVLAEWPAPLVLSDLRMPGVDGVELLHAIRERHPGTAVVMITAVADVEVAVQCLALGAMDYLTKPFHLEEVRARVRQALERRRLIVDNRAYQRALEARVAEQARRIEALSLASMQALADALEVKDPYTRGHSLRVGRYAAAIGRAMGGDAAAVAHLELGGHLHDLGKIGVREAVLNKPGPLSDEEYAHIMTHPVIGWRLLKPIMDDRPAALAVVRSHHERWDGRGGPDGLAGDDIPYEARVASVADSFDAMTSRRPYRQGLTVDAAVAELRRCSGAQYDPAVVTAFVDAVAAGDIVVDP, encoded by the coding sequence ATGCCTGCGATCGCACCCGCGCCCGACGCCGCGGCCGTCGCCGCCCCCGCCGCGGCGCCGTCGGCGACCGTGTCGGCGCTCCTCGCGCCCGACGAGGCCGCGCGCGTGCTCGTCGTCGACGACGAGCCGCGGCTGCGCCAACTCGTCGTGCGCATCATGGCGCGCGACGGCTTCGAGTGCCGCGACGCGGCCGACGGCGCGGCCGCGCTCGAGGTGCTCGCGGAGTGGCCCGCGCCGCTCGTGCTGAGCGACCTGCGGATGCCGGGGGTGGACGGTGTGGAACTGCTGCATGCCATCCGCGAGCGGCACCCCGGGACGGCGGTGGTGATGATCACCGCGGTGGCGGACGTCGAGGTGGCCGTGCAGTGCCTCGCGTTGGGCGCGATGGACTACCTCACGAAGCCGTTCCACCTGGAAGAGGTGCGCGCGCGCGTGCGCCAGGCGCTCGAGCGGCGGCGGCTAATCGTCGACAACCGGGCCTACCAGCGGGCGCTCGAGGCGCGCGTGGCGGAGCAGGCGCGGCGCATCGAGGCGCTCTCGCTCGCGAGCATGCAGGCGCTCGCCGACGCGCTCGAGGTCAAGGACCCGTACACGCGCGGGCACTCGCTGCGCGTGGGGCGCTACGCGGCCGCGATCGGCCGCGCGATGGGGGGCGACGCCGCCGCGGTCGCGCACCTCGAGCTCGGCGGGCACCTGCACGACCTCGGCAAGATCGGCGTGCGCGAGGCGGTGCTCAACAAGCCGGGCCCGCTGAGCGACGAGGAGTACGCGCACATCATGACGCACCCGGTGATTGGCTGGCGCCTGCTCAAGCCGATCATGGACGACCGGCCCGCGGCGCTCGCCGTCGTGCGCTCGCACCACGAGCGGTGGGACGGGCGCGGCGGCCCGGACGGCCTCGCGGGCGACGACATCCCGTACGAGGCACGGGTGGCGAGCGTGGCGGATTCGTTCGACGCGATGACGAGCCGCCGGCCGTACCGGCAGGGGCTGACGGTCGACGCGGCGGTGGCCGAGCTGCGGCGGTGCAGCGGGGCGCAGTACGACCCGGCGGTGGTCACCGCGTTCGTGGACGCCGTGGCGGCGGGCGACATCGTCGTCGACCCGTGA
- a CDS encoding phosphoesterase, translating to MSTPDDPPVCVVGLIADTHGLLRPAVFDALAGVELILHAGDVGGPELLAELGAIAPVRAVFGNTDPPGVPWLAPSLDVTVGGLRVHVQHGHELGRPNPERVHAAYPDADVCVYGHTHKQVVWRAADGRLVVNPGAAGPRRFDLVPCVARLTVQDRKAEAELIEL from the coding sequence ATGTCCACGCCTGACGATCCGCCGGTCTGCGTCGTCGGCCTCATCGCCGACACGCACGGGCTCCTCCGCCCGGCCGTGTTCGACGCGCTCGCCGGCGTCGAGCTGATCCTCCACGCGGGGGACGTCGGCGGGCCGGAACTCCTCGCCGAGCTCGGCGCGATCGCGCCGGTGCGCGCGGTGTTCGGAAACACGGACCCGCCCGGCGTGCCGTGGCTGGCGCCGTCGCTCGACGTCACGGTCGGCGGGCTGCGGGTGCACGTCCAGCACGGGCACGAACTGGGACGGCCGAACCCGGAGCGCGTGCACGCGGCGTATCCGGACGCGGACGTGTGCGTGTACGGCCACACGCACAAGCAGGTCGTGTGGCGAGCGGCGGACGGGCGGTTGGTGGTGAACCCGGGGGCGGCGGGGCCGCGGCGGTTTGACCTGGTGCCGTGCGTCGCGCGGCTGACCGTGCAGGACCGGAAGGCGGAAGCGGAATTAATCGAGTTGTGA
- the pgm gene encoding phosphomannomutase, with amino-acid sequence MVSVSGVRGRVGQGLTPEVVARFAAAFGAWATARHAARGGARTIVVGRDSRVSGPLFHRVVVSALESVGARVIDLGMTTTPTCQLAVEHHHAAGGLMISASHNPIEWNALKLIGASGLFLDAAEGAEMRAGMEKGTVYATWDQLGSVVPDAEAARRHVEQVLALPYVDVERIRARRFKVVLDACRGAGAVVMPYLLERLGCEVTAVNMEPDGHFPRPPEPVAENLDELEALTRAAGVDVGFAVDPDVDRLALVDETGRAIGEDYTLALAARLVLAHTPGVVVTNLSTSRVVDDVAEAAGSRVVRAPVGEVNVAVRMRDEGAVVGGEGNGGVILPALHLGRDAPLGAALVLQLLAEEGRPLSAVVADHPRYAIVKDKLDRPNAPLDAVYAALGAAFPDATRDTQDGLRLAWPDRWVHVRPSGTEPIVRVIAEGPTEADARALVARSREPLDALASSTR; translated from the coding sequence ATGGTTTCCGTGTCCGGCGTCCGCGGCCGCGTTGGGCAGGGACTCACGCCCGAGGTCGTCGCGCGCTTCGCGGCGGCGTTCGGCGCGTGGGCGACGGCGCGCCACGCCGCGCGGGGCGGCGCGCGGACGATCGTCGTCGGGCGGGACAGCCGCGTGTCGGGGCCGCTCTTCCACCGCGTCGTCGTCTCCGCGCTCGAGTCCGTGGGCGCGCGCGTGATCGACCTCGGGATGACGACCACGCCCACGTGTCAGCTCGCCGTCGAGCACCACCACGCCGCGGGCGGGCTGATGATCTCGGCGAGCCACAACCCGATCGAGTGGAATGCGCTGAAGCTGATCGGCGCGTCGGGGCTGTTCCTCGACGCGGCCGAGGGGGCGGAGATGCGGGCGGGGATGGAGAAAGGGACCGTGTACGCGACGTGGGACCAGCTCGGCTCCGTGGTGCCGGACGCGGAGGCCGCGCGGCGGCACGTCGAGCAGGTGCTCGCGCTGCCCTACGTGGACGTGGAGCGGATCCGCGCGCGGCGGTTCAAGGTCGTGCTCGACGCGTGCCGCGGTGCGGGGGCGGTCGTGATGCCCTACCTGCTGGAGCGGCTCGGCTGCGAGGTCACGGCGGTCAACATGGAGCCAGACGGCCACTTTCCGCGACCGCCCGAGCCGGTCGCGGAGAACCTCGATGAGCTGGAGGCGCTGACCCGCGCGGCGGGCGTGGACGTGGGCTTCGCGGTCGACCCCGACGTCGACCGGCTCGCGCTCGTCGACGAGACCGGGCGCGCGATCGGCGAGGACTACACGCTCGCGCTCGCGGCGCGGCTGGTGCTGGCGCACACGCCGGGCGTGGTCGTGACGAACCTGTCGACGAGCCGGGTGGTGGACGACGTAGCCGAGGCGGCCGGGAGCCGCGTGGTGCGCGCGCCGGTGGGCGAGGTGAACGTGGCCGTGCGGATGCGCGACGAGGGCGCGGTAGTCGGCGGCGAGGGGAACGGCGGGGTGATCCTCCCCGCGCTGCACCTCGGGCGCGACGCCCCGCTCGGCGCCGCGCTCGTGCTGCAGCTCTTGGCGGAGGAGGGGCGGCCGCTGTCGGCGGTCGTCGCTGACCATCCGCGGTACGCGATCGTCAAGGACAAGCTCGACCGGCCGAACGCGCCGCTCGACGCGGTGTATGCCGCGTTGGGCGCCGCGTTCCCCGACGCGACGCGCGACACGCAGGACGGGCTCCGGCTCGCCTGGCCCGACCGCTGGGTGCACGTGCGGCCGAGCGGCACCGAGCCGATCGTGCGCGTGATCGCGGAGGGGCCGACCGAGGCCGACGCGCGCGCGCTCGTGGCGCGGTCGCGGGAGCCGTTGGACGCGCTGGCATCATCAACCCGGTAA
- the menG gene encoding demethylmenaquinone methyltransferase, with protein MSSPTPRPDGARDGAPDLVRSAAAGGREKRAYVQRIFSEIAPRYDLLNHLLSLNLDRGWRRRALAALAWTDRPEGVYLDLCAGTLDVGALLARQPGFRGLIVGADFAEPMLRAGAGKAPRTGAPGTGAPALAPVAADAVALPLADESCDGAIVAFGIRNVAGLDAALAEVRRVLRPGASFVILEFTTPPNAVVRAAYHAYFRRVLPAVGGLVSGHRTAYRYLPESVAHFPPEAALADRMRAAGFAAVRWERLTLGVAAIHVGVA; from the coding sequence ATGTCGTCTCCCACGCCGCGGCCCGACGGCGCCCGCGACGGCGCCCCCGACCTCGTCCGCTCGGCGGCGGCCGGCGGGCGCGAGAAGCGGGCGTACGTGCAGCGCATCTTCTCCGAAATCGCGCCGCGCTACGACCTGCTGAACCACCTGCTCTCGCTCAACCTCGACCGCGGCTGGCGCCGGCGCGCGCTCGCCGCGCTCGCGTGGACCGATCGGCCGGAGGGCGTCTACCTCGACCTCTGCGCGGGCACGCTCGACGTCGGTGCGCTGCTCGCGCGCCAGCCGGGGTTCCGCGGGCTCATCGTCGGCGCGGACTTCGCCGAGCCGATGCTGCGCGCGGGCGCGGGCAAGGCGCCGCGGACAGGCGCGCCTGGCACGGGCGCGCCCGCGCTCGCCCCGGTGGCGGCCGACGCGGTCGCGCTCCCGCTCGCGGACGAGTCGTGCGACGGCGCGATCGTCGCCTTCGGGATCCGCAACGTCGCGGGGCTCGACGCCGCGCTCGCCGAGGTGCGGCGCGTGCTCCGGCCGGGCGCGTCGTTCGTGATCCTCGAGTTCACGACGCCGCCCAACGCGGTCGTGCGGGCGGCGTACCACGCCTACTTCCGCCGCGTCCTGCCGGCGGTCGGCGGGCTCGTGAGCGGGCACCGGACGGCGTACCGCTACCTGCCCGAGTCGGTGGCCCACTTCCCGCCGGAGGCCGCCCTCGCCGATCGGATGCGCGCCGCGGGCTTCGCCGCGGTGCGCTGGGAGCGGCTCACGCTCGGCGTCGCGGCGATCCACGTGGGAGTCGCGTGA
- the mutM_1 gene encoding formamidopyrimidine-DNA glycosylase, with translation MPELPETETIARDLDAALRGAVIADVEVPRPSVLRGVDAAELARRTRGARVERVWRRAKLIVLDLSTGDRLAVQPRFTGTVLLEGFGEPFPEAERRFVRVTFRLADAGGGARAFHYRDIRTLGTVALLAPAEFDAAVARLGPEPLDAAFTADALRAALGRSGQPVKRVLMDQAHLAGVGNIYANEALWAARIHPARPAASLTDAEVRALRDAVVDALDESVHHGGTTFENFLSPRGRRGAYVLHLKTYGRGGRPCFRCGDPLGETHAIDGRTTVFCARCQPAPAAHADAA, from the coding sequence GTGCCCGAGCTCCCCGAGACCGAGACCATCGCCCGCGACCTCGACGCCGCCCTCCGCGGCGCCGTGATCGCGGACGTCGAGGTCCCGCGCCCGTCGGTGCTCCGCGGCGTCGACGCGGCCGAGCTCGCCCGGCGCACGCGCGGCGCGCGCGTCGAACGCGTGTGGCGCCGCGCGAAGCTCATCGTGCTCGACCTCTCGACCGGCGACCGGCTCGCGGTGCAGCCGCGCTTCACGGGCACCGTCCTGCTCGAGGGTTTCGGCGAGCCCTTCCCCGAGGCGGAGCGCCGCTTCGTGCGCGTCACCTTCCGCCTCGCGGACGCCGGCGGCGGCGCCCGGGCCTTCCACTACCGCGACATCCGCACGTTAGGCACCGTCGCCCTGCTCGCGCCGGCCGAGTTCGACGCCGCCGTCGCCCGGCTCGGCCCCGAGCCGCTCGACGCCGCGTTCACCGCCGACGCGCTGCGCGCCGCGCTGGGCCGCTCGGGGCAGCCGGTCAAGCGCGTGCTCATGGACCAGGCCCACCTCGCCGGCGTGGGCAACATCTACGCGAACGAGGCGCTCTGGGCGGCGCGCATCCACCCCGCCCGCCCCGCCGCGTCGCTCACCGACGCCGAGGTCCGCGCGCTGCGCGACGCCGTGGTCGACGCGCTCGACGAGAGCGTGCACCACGGCGGCACGACGTTCGAGAACTTCCTGAGCCCGCGAGGCCGCCGCGGCGCGTACGTGCTGCACCTCAAGACCTACGGCCGCGGAGGCCGCCCGTGCTTCCGCTGCGGCGATCCGTTAGGCGAGACGCACGCGATCGACGGGCGGACGACCGTCTTCTGCGCGCGCTGCCAGCCCGCGCCCGCCGCGCACGCGGACGCCGCGTGA
- a CDS encoding cystathionine beta-lyase: protein MTRILDDDFFTNGGPAGAHAGFGTRAIHAGQRPDPTTGAIMTPIYQTSTYVQDALGQHKGYEYARGKNPTREALERNVAALEGARHGFAFSSGMGCLDSIMKLCRAGDHVVCGENVYGGTFRLFDKLLQHLGITFTYVDARDPQRIADAMRAETRMVHVETPTNPLMRLTDLRAAAEVAHAGGRDGRALLVVDNTFATPYFQRPLEFGADIVWHSSTKYLNGHSDLVGGVAVLNDDDLAARLQFILNAAGAVPGPFDAWLVLRGTKTLHLRMRQHDANGRAVAAWLAERVGEECVLYPGLPSFPQHALAARQMSGFGGMISVDLGTRERAAHVLGRTRVFALAESLGGVESLISHPAGMTHASVEPERRGSIGLGEGLVRLSCGVEDTEDLIEDLAHAFEGL, encoded by the coding sequence ATGACACGCATCCTGGACGACGATTTCTTCACGAACGGCGGCCCCGCGGGCGCCCACGCGGGCTTCGGCACCCGCGCCATCCACGCCGGCCAGCGTCCCGACCCGACGACGGGCGCGATCATGACGCCGATCTATCAAACGTCCACCTACGTCCAGGACGCGCTCGGCCAGCACAAGGGCTACGAGTACGCGCGCGGCAAGAACCCCACGCGCGAGGCGCTCGAGCGGAACGTCGCCGCACTCGAAGGCGCGCGCCACGGCTTCGCCTTCTCGAGCGGGATGGGCTGCCTCGACTCGATCATGAAGCTCTGCCGCGCGGGCGACCATGTCGTCTGCGGCGAGAACGTCTACGGCGGCACCTTCCGCCTCTTCGACAAGCTCCTGCAGCACCTCGGCATCACGTTCACCTACGTCGACGCGCGCGACCCGCAGCGCATCGCCGACGCGATGCGCGCCGAGACGCGCATGGTGCACGTCGAGACGCCGACCAACCCGCTCATGCGCCTCACCGACCTGCGCGCGGCGGCCGAGGTCGCGCACGCGGGCGGGCGCGACGGGCGCGCGCTGCTCGTCGTCGACAACACGTTCGCCACGCCCTACTTCCAGCGCCCGCTGGAGTTCGGGGCCGACATCGTCTGGCACTCGTCGACCAAGTACCTCAACGGCCACTCGGACCTCGTCGGCGGCGTCGCGGTGCTGAACGACGACGACCTCGCGGCGCGCCTGCAGTTCATCCTCAACGCCGCGGGCGCGGTGCCCGGCCCGTTCGACGCCTGGCTCGTGCTGCGCGGGACGAAGACGCTGCACCTGCGCATGCGGCAGCACGACGCGAACGGGCGCGCGGTGGCCGCCTGGCTGGCCGAACGGGTGGGCGAGGAGTGCGTGCTCTACCCGGGGCTGCCGTCGTTCCCGCAGCACGCCCTCGCCGCGCGGCAGATGTCGGGCTTCGGCGGGATGATCTCCGTCGACCTCGGCACGCGCGAGCGCGCGGCGCACGTCCTCGGCCGCACGCGGGTGTTCGCGCTCGCCGAATCGTTAGGCGGGGTGGAGTCGCTCATCTCGCACCCGGCCGGCATGACGCACGCGAGCGTCGAGCCCGAGCGGCGCGGTTCGATCGGGCTCGGCGAGGGGCTCGTGCGACTCTCCTGCGGGGTGGAGGACACCGAAGACCTGATCGAGGACCTGGCGCACGCCTTCGAGGGACTGTGA